One Bacillus sp. 1780r2a1 DNA segment encodes these proteins:
- a CDS encoding ABC transporter substrate-binding protein, with protein MKKWLSSVIVAMFLVVLAACGATDEGSKQTEQTKQTEEQAVTVKDARGEEVTVEQAPKKIVSLMPSNTEIVYELGLEKELVGVTSNDDYPASVKEKEQVGDMNINAEKVISLNPDLVLAHGSSMGMSDEVFKQIESAGIPLFVVNDATDFNTVYETIENIGKLTNKVEEADNTVNEMKAAVSEIEEKAKEIKDEDRKKVWVEVSPAPEIYTTGKGTFMDEMIKTIGAENVAGNEEGWVKLSEEKVVELNPDTIVTTYDGDAKEIKNRPAWSDITAVKENQIVNVDSNKTNRPGPRIVEGLEEFAKAVYPEVYN; from the coding sequence ATGAAAAAGTGGTTATCATCTGTTATTGTTGCGATGTTCCTTGTTGTTCTTGCAGCCTGTGGCGCAACTGATGAAGGAAGCAAACAAACAGAACAAACAAAGCAAACAGAAGAGCAAGCTGTTACGGTTAAAGATGCAAGAGGAGAAGAAGTAACGGTTGAACAAGCACCTAAGAAAATTGTTTCTCTTATGCCAAGTAACACGGAAATCGTTTATGAGTTAGGCCTTGAAAAAGAATTAGTTGGCGTAACGAGCAACGATGATTATCCTGCAAGTGTGAAAGAAAAAGAACAGGTAGGGGATATGAATATCAACGCGGAAAAAGTTATTTCATTGAATCCAGACCTAGTGTTAGCTCACGGTTCGAGCATGGGAATGTCGGATGAAGTTTTCAAGCAGATTGAAAGTGCAGGTATTCCGCTATTTGTTGTAAACGATGCAACGGATTTTAACACCGTGTATGAAACAATTGAAAACATCGGGAAGCTAACGAATAAAGTAGAAGAAGCAGATAACACAGTGAACGAAATGAAAGCTGCTGTTTCAGAAATTGAAGAAAAAGCGAAAGAAATTAAAGATGAAGATCGTAAGAAAGTATGGGTAGAAGTTTCACCTGCACCTGAGATTTATACAACTGGTAAAGGTACTTTTATGGATGAAATGATTAAAACAATCGGAGCAGAAAACGTAGCTGGAAATGAAGAAGGTTGGGTAAAACTTTCGGAAGAGAAAGTGGTTGAGCTAAATCCAGATACAATTGTTACAACCTATGATGGGGACGCAAAAGAAATTAAAAACCGTCCAGCATGGAGTGATATTACAGCTGTAAAAGAAAATCAAATTGTAAACGTTGATTCTAATAAAACAAATCGACCTGGGCCACGAATCGTAGAAGGGTTAGAAGAGTTCGCAAAA